ACGAGGCGCACATGGTCACCACGGCGGCGTTCAACGCGCTGCTGAAGCTGGTGGAGGAGCCGCCGGAGTTCGTGAAGTTCGTCTTCGCGACCACCGAGCCGGACAAGGTGCTGCCGACGATCCGCTCGCGTACGCACCACTATCCGTTCCGCCTCATCCCGCCGCAGCAGCTGCGCGACCTGCTGGAGGAGATCTGCAACAACGAAGGCGTCAAGATCGAGCCGACGGTGTTGCCGCTGGTCGTACGGGCAGGCGGCGGCTCGGCGCGTGACTCGTTGTCGGTGCTCGACCAGCTGCTGGCCGGTGCCGGCGAGGACGGTGTCACGTACGCGCGCGCCATCTCGCTGCTCGGAGTCACCGACGCCGCGCTGCTCGACGACGTGTGCGACGCGCTGGCCGCGGCCGACGGCGCCGGTGTGTTCAACGCGATCAACAAGGTCGTCGAGGCCGGTCACGACCCTCGCCGGTTTGCCTCTGACCTGCTCGAACGCCTCCGTGACCTGGTCGTGCTGGAGCGCGTGCCGGACGCCGGCGCCAGTGGTCTCATCGACGTGCCGGCCGACCAGTTGGAGCGGATGACCGGCCAGGCCAAGCGGCTCGGACCGGCCTCGCTGTCCCGGATGGCCGACATCGTGCACGACGGTCTGGTGCAGATGCGGGGTACGACCTCGCCGCGGCTGGTGCTTGAGCTGCTGTGCGCGCGCATGCTGCTGCCAGCCGCCGAGGAGAGCCACAGCGCGCTGATGCAGCGCCTCGAGCGGATGGAGCGGCGGTTCGAGATCGGCGGCATGCCGGCTCCGTCTTCGGTGGCCCCGTCTTCGGTGGCTCCGGCGCCGGCACCAGCGCCTCAACCGGTCGCGCAGCCAGCACCGGCTCCAGCTCCAACACCAGCTCCAACACCGGCGCCGCAGCCAGCAACAGCTCCGCAAGCGCCCCCGCCCCCGGCTCAGCCGGCCGCTCCGACGCCGGCACCGAGTGGCGGCGGCATGGACACCACGGCCGTACGGCAGATCTGGCCGCAGGTGATGGAGCGAGTGAAAGGCGTACGCCGCGCGCACTGGTCGGCGCTGATGGACTCGACGCCGACCGCGATCGAAGGCAACACGCTCGTCGTCACAGTCAAAAACCAGGGCAACGCCGCCTGGCTGAGCAAGGACGAGGCGGTCCAGGCGGTCGCCGGCATCCTCAACGACCTGCTCGGCGTGCGCTGGACGCTGAAATACGTCACGGGTCGCCCGCCGGGCGGTGGCGGCGCGGGTCCGGCACGCGGTTCGCAGCCACCGCCACCTCCTCCACCGCCGGCACCGACGCCAGCACCGGTGGAAGCCGCTAAGGACGAGTGGCCGGACGTACGCGCGGTCCCTGGCGCCGACGCGCCGCCCCCGCCGCCGGCACCGGAAAAACCGAAGATCGTCGACATGGAGCCGCCACCGGATCCGTACGACGAGCCCTATCCCGACGAGTACGACTCGGTCGACGTGCCTGGCGAGCGCGTCGACGTGATGAGCAGCGCGATCCAGGCGATCCAGGCGCTCGGCGCGACCGAAATCAAAGAAGGCTAGGCTGACGCAAAAGTCAGCAGCGAGGAGAATGCCGTGAGGCCCGGTGGCCAGCCCAACATGCAGCAGATGCTCAAGCAGGCGCAGAAGATGCAGCGCCAGCTGGAGGAGGCGCAGGCCGAGCTCGCGGCCGCCGAGGTGACCGGCTCGGCCGGCGGCGGCATGGTGACCGCCACGGTGACCGGCTCCGGTGAGCTGACCGCGCTGGCCATCGACCCCAAGGTCGTCGACCCCGACGACGTCGAGACCCTCGCCGACCTGGTGATCGCCGCCGTACGCTCCGCGTCCGACGAGGCGAAGAAGCTGGCCGAGCAGAAGATGGGACCGGTCACCGGTGGCCTCGGTGGGCTCGCCGGCGGCCTGGGTCTCTAGCCGACCGTGTACGAGGGTACTCTCGCCGACCTGATCGACGAGCTCGGCCGGTTGCCTGGCATCGGGCCGAAAAGCGCGCAGCGCATCGCCTTTCACATCCTGTCCGCCGACCCGGCCGACGTGACCCGGCTGGCGCAGGTGCTCACCAAGGTCAAGGAGCTCGTGCGCTTCTGCACGATCTGCTTCAACGTCGCCGAGCAGGAGCAGTGCAAGATCTGCCGCGACGCGCGTCGCTCCGACGAGGTGCTGTGTGTCGTCGAGGAGCCAAAAGACGTGATCGCGATCGAGCGTACGCGCGAGTTCCGCGGCAAATACCACGTGCTCGGCGGCGCGATCAACCCGCTGGAAGGCGTCGGCCCTGACGACCTGCGGATCCGCGAGCTGATGCAGCGGCTCGGGTCGGGACTGATCCGCGAGATCATCCTCGCCACCGACCCCAACACCGAAGGCGAAGCGACCGCGACCTACCTCGCGCTGATGATCAAACCGATGGGCCTGACGGTCACCAGGTTGGCCAGCGGGTTGCCGGTCGGTGGCGATCTGGAATACGCCGACGAGGTGACGCTCGGCCGCGCGTTCGAAGGCCGCCGCGCGCTCGACGTGTAGGAATTCCGTACGCCAGAACGTAAATGTCACCGCCATCACAAACATGGGACGTTTGTTAACGCGTTGCGGGGGTAGTGGCGAGACTTAGGTGTGCGCGCTTCCGCAGACCCCTCCTTAGCCAGCCCGGCCAAGCCGGGACGTCCCACTCTCACTCTCGCCTGGCCGATGTGGCTGCTCGGCGTCAGCGTCTACGCCGTGGCGGTTTTCCAACGCGGCAGCCTCGGCGTCGCCGGTCTGGCGGCCGCGTCGCATTTCCACGCCGGACCCGCGGCGTTGTCGATGTTCACGATCGTGCAGCTGCTCGTCTACGCGATGATGCAGGTGCCGGTCGGGCTGCTCGCCGACCGCGTCGGGCCGCGCCGAATGCTCGCCACCGGGCTGGTGCTGATGGCGATCGGCCAGCTCGGCGTGGCGCTCACCGACAGCCTGCCGACCGCCGTCGCGGCGCGCGTACTCGTCGGCGCCGGCGACGCGATGAGCTTCGTGTCGATCCTGCGGCTGATCGCGGCCTGGTTTCCGCCGCATCGCTGCGCCTTGCTGACGCAGCTCACGTCTTTGGCAGGCCTGGTGGGAAATCTGGCGTCTGTGTTGCCGATGGCCGCGCTGCTCCAGGCATCCGGTTGGACCACGACTTTTGTTGTGAACGCTGGCGTCGCGCTCGTGCTGTTGGTGCCGGTCGGCTTCCTGTTGCGCGATCGTCCGGGCGGTGGTCGCACCGCGAAGCCGATCCACACCGCGTCCGTACGCCGCCAACTCGCCGAGGCCTGGGCTCAGCCGGGGACCCGGCTGGGGACCTGGACGCACACCTGCACGATGTTCTCGTCATGCGTTTTCGGTCTGCTGTGGGGATTTCCGTATCTGGTCAAAGGCGTCGGCCTGCCCACCGCCACCGCCGGCATCCTGCTGACCGAACTGGTCGTCACCGGCGCGGTTTTCGCGCAGGTCTTCGGAATCGTCGCGTCGCGCTGGCCGGCGATCCGGCATCGGCTCGCACTGACCGTCGTCGTCGCGATCATGGTGTCGTGGACCGTCGTACTGGCGTGGCCGCACCCGCCGGTCTGGCTGCTGGCCGCGCACATCCTGGTCATCAGCGCCGGCGGCCCGGCGTCGATGCTCGGCTTCGAGCACGCGCGCGAAGCGAATCCGCCACAGCGAGCGGGCACGGCGTCCGGCCTGGTGAACATCGGTGGCTTCACCGCGTCGGTGATCGGCATGCTGCTGATCGGTGTCACGCTGCAGGTCTTCGCCGGCCTCGGCGCTGCCGCGTACGCCCTGGCGTTTTCCTTGCAGTTCGTGCTGTTCGCGGTCGGGTTGGCGCAGATGGTCCGCTACGGCCGGATGGTCGCGCGGCGAGAGCGCATCCCACTCAGAACCCGCCGCGGCTGAGTACACGCCGGCGAGAATCCCGCTCGCTCTTGAAGTGCAGACGCCGCTGCCCTGGCTTGCCTCGGCCATGTGGCCGGGCTGCGGCCACGCCATGCCCGGAGGCGGACATGGCGGAAGTGTGCAATGTCGTATATGCGCCAGTGAGCGGCATTGCCGCCAGGTATCGGGTGCTTCAGAGTGAGCAGCGGCAATCGGTGCCGACTCCGGAGGTCAGGTTGAGCGATCCGAGAAAACGTTTTCACGGTAGACCGGTCACACGTCGTACGGTCTTGAGAGCCGGCGTGGCGCTTGGAGCGGCAGCGGGCGCCGGCATCCCGGCGGCGGCTGGTGCGCAGCAGAACGGTACGCCGCTGTGCGACAACGTCGACGACTCGGCGTGGCGGCAGAGCCTGGGCTCCAGCGACCTGTGCATCCCATATCACCGCGAGCACGACAACAGCTGGGGATACATCTGGGGTGACTCGTTTCGCGACCTGCAGCAGTTTGGCGACTACATCGGCTCGCCGGTGATGCTGTGCCAGGACACCTTCGACGCCTCCGGCGGATCACCGATCTCGTTCACCTGGGCCATGCCGAGCGGCGGCCGCTGCGAGCAGCTTTTCAACTACACGCACAATGCCGACAACGGACACGGCTTCGAGGTGAGCCGGATCCCCAATGACTGCATCGAATTCGGCGGTCGTACGTATCTGCAATACACCTCGGTCGCGGTGTGGCAGCCGCCGGCCGGCTATGACGGATCGCTGATGAGCGGTGTCGCCTATTCCGACGACTACGGCGTGACCTGGCAGGACTATCCCTACCACTGGGCCGGCGACACGCAGGGCACCAACCAGTCGATGTATGGCATGTGGTCGTTCGCCGGCATCGACCCGGACGGCTGGCTCTACATCTTTTCCAAGCGGTGGAACGGATCGCACAACAACACCGCGGACGGCGGCGCGATCCAGCTGTTCCGCATCCAGCCGGACGAGTTCCGCGCCGGCAACTTCGGAGCGCAGCAAAACTGGGCGTACGTCGGCGGATCCTGGCAGTGGACCACGTCCGCGCCGCCGTCGCCGATCCTGCAGGGCAACAACATCGGCGAGTTTTCGGTGAAGCGCATCGGAAACACCTATTGCATGTCGTATTTCGACGTCAACGAGTATGCGATCTGCACGCGTACGGCGCCGCGGCCGGACCGCGAGTGGACGGCACCGAAAATCCAGATCGTCGGCGACAACACCGTCCCCGGCCACTGGGGCAAACCGCAGCGGCGTTTCCTTTACGGCGGCTACATCCACCCCGGCAGCGCGAGCGCCAGCTCGCTCACCATCATCGTGTCGCAGTGGGGCGACCGGGTCGGCCCCGGCGTGGACATCCACGACCCGCCCTACTGGGCCGTGCAGTATGACGGCATCGTGCCGTAGCTATGACTTTCGTTGCTGTGGCAGGTCTCCGTCCGGAAACGCGACCGGCTTGGGGTCGACCGGCTCCAGCGACGCACCGGTCGTACGCGGCGGTTTCTGGTCAGCGGGCGGCGCCGGCTCCGGCGCCGCCCTTTCCAGAAAACGCAGCAGTTCCACCGGAAACGGCAACACCAGAGTGGAGTTTTTCTCGGCGGCAACCTCGACGACCGTCTCCAGCAACCGCAGCTGCAGCGCGGCCGGCGTCTCGGACATCACCTTCGCGGCGTCGGAAAGCTTGGCGGAGGCCTGATATTCGCCGTCCGCGGTGATGATCCGCGCCCGCCGTTCGCGTTCGGCCTCGGCCTGCCGCGACATCGACCGCTTCATCGACTCCGGCAGCGCCACGTCCTTGATCTCGACCCGATCGATGTTGACACCCCAGGCCAGCGCCGGGTTGTCGATCATCAGCTGCAGGCCCTCGTTGAGTTTTTCCCGGTTGGACAGCAGATCGTCCAGCTCGCTCTTGCCGATGATCGACCGCAGCGAGGTCTGCGCGACCTGCAGCACCGCGAACCTGTAGTCCTGCACGTTGATCGCGGCACGCACCGGATCGACGACGTTGAAATAGACGACCGCGTCCACGCGTACGGTCACGTTGTCGCGCGTGATGCCTTCCTGCGCCGGCACCGGCATGGTGATGATCTGCATGTTGACCTTCTGCATGCGATCGACCACCGGCACGATCAACGCGAGCCCCGGACCGCGGATGTGTTGTCGCACCTTGCCAAACCGGTAGATCAGGCCGCGTTCGTACTGCTTGACGATCCGCGCGCCGGACGCGGCGCCGAGCACGACCACCGCGCCGATCCCGATCAGTGCCTCGATGATCATCTTCGCCTCCTAGCGAAGCGACTCAGCCTGATCGTACGCCGGAAATCACCTCCACCACGACCTGCGACGAGCGCCCGGCTCCGGCCCACGCACCAGCGGATGACCAGCCGCCTCCCAGGCTTTCGTGCCACCGTCCAGCGACAACGCACTCCGGCCGGCCAGGTCCAGCAGCCGCGCGGCACGCCAGGAGCGGTTACCCATCGAGCAGACGGTGATCAGCTGGCCGGCCGGCAACTCCCTGGCGCGTACGGCCAACTCGTCGATCGGCACGTAGAGCGCGCCAGGAATGTGGCCGTGCGCGTATTCGTCCGGCGTACGCACGTCCAGGAACGTGTCGCCGGCCTGCCACACCGCGTGTGCCACCGACACGTCGACTCGCTCGGCCACCGGTCCAGGTTATCGTTTGACGGTGATCATCCACCTGCTCCCGCTGTCCGCCTTCCGCGACCAGGACGGTCCGATCACCGCGGAATCCCTGCGGACACAGGGATTCGTGCACTGTTCCCCGGACGAGCCGACGATGCTCAAGGTCGCCAACGCCTTCTATGCCGGCG
The Fodinicola acaciae DNA segment above includes these coding regions:
- a CDS encoding DNA polymerase III subunit gamma and tau; translation: MANLALYRKYRPRTFAEVVGQEHVTGPLIQALTNNRLNHAYLFSGPRGCGKTSSARILARSLNCAKGPTPTPCGECESCVALAPNGPGSLDVIEIDAASHNGVEDARDLRERAFFAPVSSRFKVYVIDEAHMVTTAAFNALLKLVEEPPEFVKFVFATTEPDKVLPTIRSRTHHYPFRLIPPQQLRDLLEEICNNEGVKIEPTVLPLVVRAGGGSARDSLSVLDQLLAGAGEDGVTYARAISLLGVTDAALLDDVCDALAAADGAGVFNAINKVVEAGHDPRRFASDLLERLRDLVVLERVPDAGASGLIDVPADQLERMTGQAKRLGPASLSRMADIVHDGLVQMRGTTSPRLVLELLCARMLLPAAEESHSALMQRLERMERRFEIGGMPAPSSVAPSSVAPAPAPAPQPVAQPAPAPAPTPAPTPAPQPATAPQAPPPPAQPAAPTPAPSGGGMDTTAVRQIWPQVMERVKGVRRAHWSALMDSTPTAIEGNTLVVTVKNQGNAAWLSKDEAVQAVAGILNDLLGVRWTLKYVTGRPPGGGGAGPARGSQPPPPPPPPAPTPAPVEAAKDEWPDVRAVPGADAPPPPPAPEKPKIVDMEPPPDPYDEPYPDEYDSVDVPGERVDVMSSAIQAIQALGATEIKEG
- a CDS encoding YbaB/EbfC family nucleoid-associated protein, which translates into the protein MRPGGQPNMQQMLKQAQKMQRQLEEAQAELAAAEVTGSAGGGMVTATVTGSGELTALAIDPKVVDPDDVETLADLVIAAVRSASDEAKKLAEQKMGPVTGGLGGLAGGLGL
- the recR gene encoding recombination mediator RecR, with translation MYEGTLADLIDELGRLPGIGPKSAQRIAFHILSADPADVTRLAQVLTKVKELVRFCTICFNVAEQEQCKICRDARRSDEVLCVVEEPKDVIAIERTREFRGKYHVLGGAINPLEGVGPDDLRIRELMQRLGSGLIREIILATDPNTEGEATATYLALMIKPMGLTVTRLASGLPVGGDLEYADEVTLGRAFEGRRALDV
- a CDS encoding MFS transporter translates to MWLLGVSVYAVAVFQRGSLGVAGLAAASHFHAGPAALSMFTIVQLLVYAMMQVPVGLLADRVGPRRMLATGLVLMAIGQLGVALTDSLPTAVAARVLVGAGDAMSFVSILRLIAAWFPPHRCALLTQLTSLAGLVGNLASVLPMAALLQASGWTTTFVVNAGVALVLLVPVGFLLRDRPGGGRTAKPIHTASVRRQLAEAWAQPGTRLGTWTHTCTMFSSCVFGLLWGFPYLVKGVGLPTATAGILLTELVVTGAVFAQVFGIVASRWPAIRHRLALTVVVAIMVSWTVVLAWPHPPVWLLAAHILVISAGGPASMLGFEHAREANPPQRAGTASGLVNIGGFTASVIGMLLIGVTLQVFAGLGAAAYALAFSLQFVLFAVGLAQMVRYGRMVARRERIPLRTRRG
- a CDS encoding DUF4185 domain-containing protein, which produces MALGAAAGAGIPAAAGAQQNGTPLCDNVDDSAWRQSLGSSDLCIPYHREHDNSWGYIWGDSFRDLQQFGDYIGSPVMLCQDTFDASGGSPISFTWAMPSGGRCEQLFNYTHNADNGHGFEVSRIPNDCIEFGGRTYLQYTSVAVWQPPAGYDGSLMSGVAYSDDYGVTWQDYPYHWAGDTQGTNQSMYGMWSFAGIDPDGWLYIFSKRWNGSHNNTADGGAIQLFRIQPDEFRAGNFGAQQNWAYVGGSWQWTTSAPPSPILQGNNIGEFSVKRIGNTYCMSYFDVNEYAICTRTAPRPDREWTAPKIQIVGDNTVPGHWGKPQRRFLYGGYIHPGSASASSLTIIVSQWGDRVGPGVDIHDPPYWAVQYDGIVP
- a CDS encoding slipin family protein, which gives rise to MIIEALIGIGAVVVLGAASGARIVKQYERGLIYRFGKVRQHIRGPGLALIVPVVDRMQKVNMQIITMPVPAQEGITRDNVTVRVDAVVYFNVVDPVRAAINVQDYRFAVLQVAQTSLRSIIGKSELDDLLSNREKLNEGLQLMIDNPALAWGVNIDRVEIKDVALPESMKRSMSRQAEAERERRARIITADGEYQASAKLSDAAKVMSETPAALQLRLLETVVEVAAEKNSTLVLPFPVELLRFLERAAPEPAPPADQKPPRTTGASLEPVDPKPVAFPDGDLPQQRKS
- a CDS encoding rhodanese-like domain-containing protein, giving the protein MAERVDVSVAHAVWQAGDTFLDVRTPDEYAHGHIPGALYVPIDELAVRARELPAGQLITVCSMGNRSWRAARLLDLAGRSALSLDGGTKAWEAAGHPLVRGPEPGARRRSWWR